A stretch of DNA from Microlunatus sp. Gsoil 973:
ATCGTCGACAGCACTGCGTGCCGTTCGCGATCCTTCCTGCCGATCAGCGGCAGGGAAAGACCGACCCCGAAGTCGAAGCCCTCCAGGACGAAATAGCCGATCCACAGAACGGCCTCGATGATGAACCAAACGGTGGTGAGATCCATGATCATCCTCAGCGATCTGCGAGCTCAGTAGGCGTACGACAGTGGTTTGTCCGCGCTGTCGGGTTCGGGTTCGGGTTCGACATCGGGCAGTCCGGCACTGATCGCACGGGTGAACAGCCTGAGTTCGATCACCGCCAGCACGCCGTACAGACCGGTGAGGATGATCAAGGAGATCAACACCTGCACCGGGGTGAGGTTGGGTGAGATGCCGTCCCGGGTCGGCAACAGTCCGAACACCAGCCAGGGTTGCCGGCCCATCTCGGTGAAGATCCAGCCGAACGAGTTGCCCAGCAACGGCAGGAACGGCAGCAGGATCGGCCCGTATCGCCAGACCAGTCCCCAGAACCCGGTGGTTGCCGGATCGCGGCCGTTCCGGGTCAACCAGAGGATCAGCACGCCGCCGGCGAAGGCGACGAAGCCGACGCCCATCATGATCCGGAACGTCCAGTAGGTGACCGGGATGTTCGGCGCGTAATCGCCCGGACCGTACTTCTGGGCGTACTCGGTCTGCAGGTTGTTGATGCCCTGCACCTCACCGGTGAAGTTGCTGTGCGCGAGGAAGGAGAGCAGTCGTGGCACCTTGATCGCCCAGACTTCGTGCCTGCCGTCCAGGGTGCCGATGGTGATGATCGAGAAGGATGCCGGCTTCTCGGTGTTGTACAGCGCCTCGGCGGCTGCCATCTTCATCGGCTGGACGTCGGTCATCACCTTGCCCTGGGTGTCGCCGGCGATGAAGGTCAGCGCGCCGGCGATCAACAGGGTGACCGTGCCGATCTTGAGTGCGGTGCGGAAGGCGGATCGGGAATCCTCGTCCTCGGGATCCCGCACGTAGTCGGCAGCGGTTCCCCCGGCGGCGATCATGGCGGCCTGTCCGGCGCGGTCCGTGCGGGCCACCCGGACCAGGTGCCACGCGGCGGCTGCTGTAACCACACTCGCACCGACCATGTAGCAGGCCGAGATCTGATGCGGCATGGTGGCCAGCAGCACCGGGTTGGTCAGGACGGCTCCGAAGTCGATCAGCTCAGCACGGCCCAACTCGGTGTTGATCGTGTAGCCGACCGGGTGCTGCATGAAGGAATTGGCGGCCAGGATCCAGAAGGCGCTCAGCACGGTGCCGACGGCGACCAGCCAGATGCAGGCCAGGTGGACCTTCTTCGGCAGCTTGTCCCAGCCGAAGATCCACAGCCCGAGGAAGGTCGATTCCATGAAGAAGGCCAGCAGGCCCTCCAACGCCAGCGGCGCACCGAAGATGTCGCCGACGAACCGGGAGAACGCGCTCCAGTTCATGCCGAACTGGAACTCCTGGACGATGCCAGTGACGACCCCGATGGTGAAGTTGATCAGAAACAGCTTGCCGTAGAACCGGGTGAGCTTCAGATAGCGCGGGTTGTCGGTGCGTACCCAGGCCGTCTGCATTCCGGCGACCAGACCGGCCAGGCCGATGCTGACCGGAACGAAGAAGAAGTGGTAGACGATGGTGATCCCGAACTGCAGTCGGGAGAGCAGCACTGTGTCCATGTCAGGCGCTATCGACTTCCGTTGGATGGACCGGTTGTGGTCATGGCTCGAAACTACTACGTAGGGTAGTACTAGACAACGTAGTACGACATGGGTAGTACGGGCGGCTAGACTGGGGGACGTGGTGAGTTCCTTGGGTGACCTCGAACGTCGAGTGATGGAAGAGCTGTGGGCCGCCGCGGCGCCCCGCTCCGTTCGTGAGGTTCATGCTGCGCTGATCCGCGACCGGGACCTGGCGTACACGACTGTGATGACGGTGCTGGACCGGCTGGCGAAGAAGGGCCTGGTGATCCGGGAGAGTGCCGGCCGCGCCTACCTCTATTCGGCGGTGCAGACCCGTGAGGAGATGGTCGCCGAGGTGATGCACGACGCCCTGGACGGCACCGAACAGGATCGCACGGCGGCATTGGTGGCCTTCGTCGACCGGGTCACCCCGGACGAGGCGGCCACCATGCGTGATGCGCTGGCCCGACTGGAGGCCAAGAACGCCGTACCGCCCACGAACTGATCAGCCGGACCTGACGAGATGATCGGCGTAGCGCTGGGGATCCTGGCTGTGATCCTGGTCGGCCCGGGTTCCATCTGGGTCGGTCGCTGGACCATTCTGCACCGGGCGCCGCGCCCGGCGGTCGTGCTGTGGCAGGCAGGATCGGTGTCGGCGTTGCTCTCCGTCGTTGGCGCCGGTCTGGCGCTCAGTCTCGGCCTCTTCCACAATCCCGATCCGTCGGTGGCCGAGATCATCGTCTACTCGCTGATCCTGATCTTCACCGTCGTAGTCGTTGGCCGGCTGGTCTGGTCGCTGATCATCGTTGTCCGTACCTCCGGTGCTCGTCGAACCCGGCACCGGCGTGCAGTGGATCTGCTGGACCAGGTCGGACGTCGGGCCGAGCTGGCCGGACCGCCCGGGCTGCGGGTGATGAACGAACCCGTGCCCGTCGCCTACTGCCTGCCGGCCGTCCGGCACTCCCGCGTCGTCGTCAGCGACGGCGCTCTGCGCACCCTGTCCCGCGACGAGGTGGCCGCCGTCCTGGCCCACGAGGAAGCACACGTCCGGGCCCGGCACGACCTGGTGCTGGACACCTTCACCGCACTGCACCGGGCCTTCCCCATCGCGGTCCGCAGCGACGTACCGCTGAACGAGGCACGGCTGCTGGTCGAGTTGCTGGCCGATGACGCGGCCCGGCGACGCACCGGGGCAGTCCCGCTGGCCCGGGCTCTGGTCGCGATGGCGGCGGCCCCGGTACCGCGGTTCGCGATGGGGGTCAGTTACGGCACGGTCGTCCGGGTCTCCCGGCTCGCCGAAGACGTACGGCCTCACCGGCTGCTGAGTGCCGGGATCTACCTGCTGGCGCTCGGTCTGATCGCCCTGCCGGTGGTCATCGTCGGCGCTCCGCAGATCCTCGACTGGCTCGGCATCGTGGTCAATCTCGGCTGGTTCTGACCCGTCGCCCGTCCGGTGACGATCAGCGACGGTGGCCGGTCGGATCGATGCCCGCCAGCATCATGCCCTGACCGAGTGAATGGCTGTGCGCGTCGGTCAACGGCGGATCGGCCGGATCGCGGAACTGGACCAGCCAGGTCGTCCGTGCCTCGTTGCTGATGTTGACGCCCGACCCGTGCACCGTCAGACAGCTGAAGAAGAGCACGTCGCCGGCCTTGGCGGGCTGCGGCACGGCCTCCTCGAACGGCACATCGTTGAGGTGGAAGCCGCCGTCGGGATCATGCTCCCGGGGCCCGGCCAGGTGACTGCCGGGCACGACCCGGACGCAGCCCTTCTCCTCCGGTGCATCGTCGAAGTGGAAGATCGCCGCCGCGACCCGGTTGTCGGTGTGCGGGAAGAAGGGGTGATCTTGGTGCAGCGGGAACGGCGACCCGTTCTCCGGTGGCTTGACGAACAGCTTGGTGTGGTGCAGTTGCACATTGGGGGTGCCGAGGACCGCTGCCGCCACGCCGGTGAAGCGCGGGTCGGTGAGCAGCCGGCTGAAGGCGGCATCGTAGAACTGGGCGTCGTGCAGGTGCTGCAGGCTGGTCGCCCGGCCCATCGACACCGTCGACGCCGAACCCCAGGTCGGGTCGGCGGCCTGCTCCAGTCGCTGCAACAGTTCGTGGCTGGTACGCCGGTAGGCCGCGGCTTCCTCCGGGGTCAGCAGCCCGGAGACCTTGACGAACCCGTCGCGTTGGTAGTCGGCGGCCAGTTGATCAAGGTCGGGGGACGCGATGGCAGTCATCGTTGACGATCCTTCTCATCGGTGGGGGTCGGAGCGACCGGCGGGTCGGCCGCGGTATCCAACCTAGACCGATCAGCTGACCGAGACCGTCTGGGTGTCCCAGCCGGTCGCCCCGTTGGGTGCGGGAGGTGCCTGCTGGGAGGTCTGAACGCGGCCGTCGGCGTCGGTCGCCCGCACGGTCAGGGTGTGGTCACCGGGTTCGGCATCCCAGGTCCACACCCACTGCCGCCAGGTGTCCGGTCCTACCGTGTCGGCCAGTTTCGCGGTCTGCCACGGCTGGTTGTCCACCCGCACCTCGACCTTGCTGATTCCGGTGTGCTGCGCCCAGGCGACCCCGGCGACCGGCACCTTCCCGGCCCGCACATTGCCGGATGGCGTGTCGATCCGGGAGGCGAGCTTGATCGGACCGCGCGGCGCCCAGCCCAACGGCGTCCAGTAGCCGTGATCCGCCTCGAAGGTGGTCACGTTGAGCGAATGGATCCACTTGGTGGCCGAGACGTAGCCGTACAGTCCCGGTACCACCATCCGGGCCGGGAAGCCGTGTTCGGCCGGCAGCGGCTGCCCGTTCATCCCGATCGCGATGATCGCATCGCGATCGGGATCGGTCAGCGCGTCCAGTGGGGTGCTGGCGGTGAAACCGTCGACGCTGCGGGACAGCACCATGTCGGCGTGGGCACTGGGTCCGGCGAGTTTGAGCAACTCCCGGACCGGATAGCCGAGCCAGCGGGCATTGCCGGCCAGCCCGCCGCCGACCTCGTTGGAGACACAGGTCAGCGTCACGTAGTGCTCGGACAGCGGCAGTTGCAGCAGTTGCTGCCAGGTGATCGTCACCTCATGATCAACCATCCCGGTGATGGTCAGCGACCAGGTCTCCGGATCGACGATCGGCACCTGGAAAGCCGTGTCGATCCGATAGAAGGTGCCATTGGCGGTGACGTACGGTGTCAGGCCGCTGATCTCGAGGTCCGCGCCGGCCGGAACCGGAGACGCAGGCTTCGCGGGCGCCGGCAACTGCACCAGCGATCGGGCCTTCAGCGCCATCGACTTGCCGCTGGACAGCGCTCGGGACGCGGTGCCGACGACGATCGACGTACCGCCGATCACCGCGCTGGTGATCAAGAACCGCCGACGGTCGGTGCGCAACTGGGAGTCCGGGGGCGGTGGCTGCAGCACCGACGGATCGGACCACCCGTGCAATCGACCGATCAACAGCCGGAGCACCAGATAGCAGACCAGGGTGCCGATGATCACCGGCGGAAAGGCGGAGAATCCGACATCCGGCCGGGTGCCGATCGCGATGATCGCCAGCAGGCACAGCAGGACCGGCCCGGCCACCCCCGCCCATCGGCGGGCGTACTCGATCCGACCCGCGACGCCGGTGATCACCAGCGCCACCACGGCGACGATGATCAGCAACACCGGTTTGTCGGCGAACCGCAGGGTGTCCTTGCCGAAGTTGATCAGGCCGGCGGGCAGCAGGCCGACGACGAACTCGCTGATCGCGCTCAGCGGCTCGCCCAGCGGCGTCAGCAACCAGCTGATCACCTCAGCGGTGGCCACACCAGCCAGTCCGGCGACCACGCCGGACAGCCAGGCCAGCAACACGGGCGAACCGCCCGAACCACCGTTGGAGTTGCCCGGAACCTCGGTCGTGCCGCCCCGTCGGGAGGCCGTCATCACCATTCCTCCATCGTGCTCCGCCGTCGCGCATCGATCCAACCCGGGAGGCGATCCGTCCCCGATCCGTAATCGGGCGGTCATCAGCTGTGCTGCGCTGGTGCGTCTGTGCTGGGCCGACCGTGCTGGGGGGATTTGCCGAGGTAGGGCGTCCGGGCCGGCCACTATCGTGGCGCCGTGACCGATCTGCCCGAGTGCTTCCGCCATCTGCCCGGCTGGGTCGACGCGCCGGAACGACTGTTCGACGAGCTGGTCGAGCAGCTGGACTGGGAGCAGAACGACATCACCATCGCCGGTCGGACCAGCAAGACGCCCCGGCTGACCTGCTGGATGGGTGACTACGCCTACACCTACTCCGGGGTGCGGAACGAGCCGCGCCCCTTGCCTCCGTTGCTGGCCGGGCTGCAGGAACGCCTGATCGCCGAGTCCGGAGCCATGTACAACTCCTGCCTGGCCAACCTCTACCGCGACGGACGGGACTCGATCGGCTATCACAGCGACAACGAACCCGAACTCGGCGACCGGCCGACGATCGCTTCGATCAGCCTGGGCAGCCGCCGCGCGTTCCACGTCAAGCAGCTCGCCACCGGCCAACGGTGGACGCTCGAGCTCGGCGCCGGTGACCTGTTGATCATGGGTGACGAGTCCCAGTCGGATTATCGGCACGCCGTTCCCAAGACCGCGCGGCCGGTCGGGCCGCGGATGAACCTGACCTTCCGGCACTTCCAGGTCTGACGGGTGGCAGGATGCGGGCAGCACGATCAAGGAGGATCAGATGACCGCTGACACCGAGCGTCCTGTCGGACAGGACCAAGATGTCGAAGCAGTTCTTGGGCAGCTGACCCTGGAGGAGAAGGCCGCGCTGAGCATCGGCGGTGACATCTGGCACACCGCCGCCGTCGAGCGGCTCGGCATCGAGCCGATCATGGTATCGGATGGACCGCACGGACTGCGGGCGCAGTTCCAGACCGGTGACCATGTTGGGCTGGGTGACAGCGTGCCGGCGACCTGCTACCCGACCGCCTCGGCACTCGCCTCCTCCTGGAACCCTGATCTTGTCCGCCGGGTCGGTGCGGCGATCGGCCGGGAGGCGCTGCGCTGGCAGGTGTCGGTGGTGCTCGGGCCGGGGGTCAACATGAAGCGGTCGCCACTGTGCGGGCGGAACTTCGAATACCTGTCCGAAGACCCCTGGCTGGCCGGTGAGCTGGCGACGGCGATGGTGCAGGGCATCCAGAGCCAGGGTGTCGGCGCCTCGCTGAAGCACTTCGCGGTCAACAACCAGGAGACCGACCGGATGCGGGTGAGTGCGGAAGTTGATCAACGGACTCTCCGGGAGATCTACCTGCCGGCCTTCGAACGGGTGATCAAGGTCGCGGAGCCATGGACGGTGATGTGTTCCTACAACAAGATCAACAGAACGTACGCCTCGCAGCATCATTGGCTGCTGACCGAGGTGCTCAGGGAGGAATGGGGTTATGACGGTCTGGTGATGTCGGACTGGGGTGCAGTCCATGATCGTCCGGCGGCGGTTGCTGCCGGGCTGGATCTGGAGATGCCGCCGCTGATCGGGCACAGCGACGTCGCAGTCGTCAGGGCCGTACGCGACGGGACGCTGCCCGAGTCCACCCTGGACGAGACCGTACGACGAGTGCTGCGGCTGGTCGCCAGGTCCCGTCCGGCACGACAGGCCGAGCACGCCTTCGACGAGGATGATCATCATCGGATCGCCCGCGAGGCGGCCCGGCAGTCGGCCGTCCTGCTGAAGAATTCGGATGGGCTGTTGCCGGTCGGATCGCCCGGGCAACGAATCCTGGTGATCGGAGAGTTCGCCCGCGAACCGCGGTTCCAGGGCGCCGGGTCCTCCCAGGTCAACCCGACTCGGATCGACATCCCGCTGGACGAACTGGCGACCCTGGCCGGTCCGGACGTGACCGTCGACTTCGTCCCCGGCTACAGCCTGGAGGACGCTGCGAGCGACGAAGGGTTGCGTGCCGAGGCGCTGACGGCGGCCCGGGAGGCTGACGCAGTGCTCGCATTCCTCGGACTGCCGGCGTCGGCCGAGTCCGAAGGATTCGACCGGACCCGGCTGGATCTGCCCGACAACCAGCTGGCACTGCTGGACGCCCTGCAGGATCATCGCGACAAGGTCGCGGTCATCCTGGCCAACGGCTCGGCGGTGCGGACGTCGACCTGGCAGCATCAGGTCTCGGCCATCCTCGAGTGCTGGCTGTCCGGCCAGGCGGCCGGTGGCGCGGTGGCCGAACTGTTGCTCGGCCGGGCGAACCCGTCCGGCAAGCTTGCCGAGACCATCCCCATCCGGTTGCAGGACAACAGTTCCTATCTGAACTTTCCCGGTGGTGACGGGATCGTCCGATACGGCGAGGGGATCTTCATCGGCTATCGCGGCTACGACCGGTCCGAGCAGGAGGTGAGCTTCCCGTTCGGCCACGGGCTGTCCTACACCAGTTTCCAGATCTCCGAACCGTCGGCGGTCGTCCAGGGCAGCGTCGAGTCCGGTGATCTCATCGTCACGATCACGGCGACGGTGACCAACACCGGCCGACGTGGCGGTGCCGAGGTCGTGCAGGCCTACGTCGGCGATCCACTGTCGATCGTTCCTCGCCCGGTCCGTGAGCTGAAGGCGTTCGCCCGGGTCGAACTGCAGCCGGGGGAGAGCGCGGACGTGGCGATGACCCTGGACGAGCGGGCGTTCGCGTTCTGGTCGGAGCGGCTCAACCGCTGGGCCGTCGAAGCCGGTGAGTTCGTGATCAGCGTCGGCTCCTCCTCACGGGATCTTGCCGGTTCCACCTCGATCATGATCGACGCTCCCTCAGTGACCGGTCCCATTCATCGCGACTCGACGATGGCCGAGTGGTTGGCCGACCCGGCGGCCGCGGCGATGTTGACCGCCGACCCGCGCATCGACGGAGCGTTGCAGGCGATGGACGAGCCGATGCGTGCGATGTTCGGCGACATGCCCGCCTCCACGGTTGCCGGCTTCGGTTTCCTCGGCTTCGATCTCGGAGCACTCGATGACATGATCAG
This window harbors:
- a CDS encoding cytochrome ubiquinol oxidase subunit I, whose product is MDTVLLSRLQFGITIVYHFFFVPVSIGLAGLVAGMQTAWVRTDNPRYLKLTRFYGKLFLINFTIGVVTGIVQEFQFGMNWSAFSRFVGDIFGAPLALEGLLAFFMESTFLGLWIFGWDKLPKKVHLACIWLVAVGTVLSAFWILAANSFMQHPVGYTINTELGRAELIDFGAVLTNPVLLATMPHQISACYMVGASVVTAAAAWHLVRVARTDRAGQAAMIAAGGTAADYVRDPEDEDSRSAFRTALKIGTVTLLIAGALTFIAGDTQGKVMTDVQPMKMAAAEALYNTEKPASFSIITIGTLDGRHEVWAIKVPRLLSFLAHSNFTGEVQGINNLQTEYAQKYGPGDYAPNIPVTYWTFRIMMGVGFVAFAGGVLILWLTRNGRDPATTGFWGLVWRYGPILLPFLPLLGNSFGWIFTEMGRQPWLVFGLLPTRDGISPNLTPVQVLISLIILTGLYGVLAVIELRLFTRAISAGLPDVEPEPEPDSADKPLSYAY
- a CDS encoding BlaI/MecI/CopY family transcriptional regulator; this translates as MVSSLGDLERRVMEELWAAAAPRSVREVHAALIRDRDLAYTTVMTVLDRLAKKGLVIRESAGRAYLYSAVQTREEMVAEVMHDALDGTEQDRTAALVAFVDRVTPDEAATMRDALARLEAKNAVPPTN
- a CDS encoding M56 family metallopeptidase, with the translated sequence MIGVALGILAVILVGPGSIWVGRWTILHRAPRPAVVLWQAGSVSALLSVVGAGLALSLGLFHNPDPSVAEIIVYSLILIFTVVVVGRLVWSLIIVVRTSGARRTRHRRAVDLLDQVGRRAELAGPPGLRVMNEPVPVAYCLPAVRHSRVVVSDGALRTLSRDEVAAVLAHEEAHVRARHDLVLDTFTALHRAFPIAVRSDVPLNEARLLVELLADDAARRRTGAVPLARALVAMAAAPVPRFAMGVSYGTVVRVSRLAEDVRPHRLLSAGIYLLALGLIALPVVIVGAPQILDWLGIVVNLGWF
- a CDS encoding phytanoyl-CoA dioxygenase family protein encodes the protein MTAIASPDLDQLAADYQRDGFVKVSGLLTPEEAAAYRRTSHELLQRLEQAADPTWGSASTVSMGRATSLQHLHDAQFYDAAFSRLLTDPRFTGVAAAVLGTPNVQLHHTKLFVKPPENGSPFPLHQDHPFFPHTDNRVAAAIFHFDDAPEEKGCVRVVPGSHLAGPREHDPDGGFHLNDVPFEEAVPQPAKAGDVLFFSCLTVHGSGVNISNEARTTWLVQFRDPADPPLTDAHSHSLGQGMMLAGIDPTGHRR
- a CDS encoding molybdopterin-dependent oxidoreductase; this encodes MTASRRGGTTEVPGNSNGGSGGSPVLLAWLSGVVAGLAGVATAEVISWLLTPLGEPLSAISEFVVGLLPAGLINFGKDTLRFADKPVLLIIVAVVALVITGVAGRIEYARRWAGVAGPVLLCLLAIIAIGTRPDVGFSAFPPVIIGTLVCYLVLRLLIGRLHGWSDPSVLQPPPPDSQLRTDRRRFLITSAVIGGTSIVVGTASRALSSGKSMALKARSLVQLPAPAKPASPVPAGADLEISGLTPYVTANGTFYRIDTAFQVPIVDPETWSLTITGMVDHEVTITWQQLLQLPLSEHYVTLTCVSNEVGGGLAGNARWLGYPVRELLKLAGPSAHADMVLSRSVDGFTASTPLDALTDPDRDAIIAIGMNGQPLPAEHGFPARMVVPGLYGYVSATKWIHSLNVTTFEADHGYWTPLGWAPRGPIKLASRIDTPSGNVRAGKVPVAGVAWAQHTGISKVEVRVDNQPWQTAKLADTVGPDTWRQWVWTWDAEPGDHTLTVRATDADGRVQTSQQAPPAPNGATGWDTQTVSVS
- a CDS encoding alpha-ketoglutarate-dependent dioxygenase AlkB, which codes for MTDLPECFRHLPGWVDAPERLFDELVEQLDWEQNDITIAGRTSKTPRLTCWMGDYAYTYSGVRNEPRPLPPLLAGLQERLIAESGAMYNSCLANLYRDGRDSIGYHSDNEPELGDRPTIASISLGSRRAFHVKQLATGQRWTLELGAGDLLIMGDESQSDYRHAVPKTARPVGPRMNLTFRHFQV
- a CDS encoding glycoside hydrolase family 3 C-terminal domain-containing protein — encoded protein: MTADTERPVGQDQDVEAVLGQLTLEEKAALSIGGDIWHTAAVERLGIEPIMVSDGPHGLRAQFQTGDHVGLGDSVPATCYPTASALASSWNPDLVRRVGAAIGREALRWQVSVVLGPGVNMKRSPLCGRNFEYLSEDPWLAGELATAMVQGIQSQGVGASLKHFAVNNQETDRMRVSAEVDQRTLREIYLPAFERVIKVAEPWTVMCSYNKINRTYASQHHWLLTEVLREEWGYDGLVMSDWGAVHDRPAAVAAGLDLEMPPLIGHSDVAVVRAVRDGTLPESTLDETVRRVLRLVARSRPARQAEHAFDEDDHHRIAREAARQSAVLLKNSDGLLPVGSPGQRILVIGEFAREPRFQGAGSSQVNPTRIDIPLDELATLAGPDVTVDFVPGYSLEDAASDEGLRAEALTAAREADAVLAFLGLPASAESEGFDRTRLDLPDNQLALLDALQDHRDKVAVILANGSAVRTSTWQHQVSAILECWLSGQAAGGAVAELLLGRANPSGKLAETIPIRLQDNSSYLNFPGGDGIVRYGEGIFIGYRGYDRSEQEVSFPFGHGLSYTSFQISEPSAVVQGSVESGDLIVTITATVTNTGRRGGAEVVQAYVGDPLSIVPRPVRELKAFARVELQPGESADVAMTLDERAFAFWSERLNRWAVEAGEFVISVGSSSRDLAGSTSIMIDAPSVTGPIHRDSTMAEWLADPAAAAMLTADPRIDGALQAMDEPMRAMFGDMPASTVAGFGFLGFDLGALDDMISKLNNDVKETDV